A window of the Oscillospiraceae bacterium NTUH-002-81 genome harbors these coding sequences:
- a CDS encoding SDR family oxidoreductase yields the protein MGFLTGKTAIITGGGRAALSDGRCGSIGYGIATAYAKEGANLVLTGRNVQKLTDAKEELERLYGVKVLAVQADVSAGADNAAVVANVVKQAMDAFGRIDVLINNAQASASGVTLVDHTQEQFDLALYSGLYATCYYMQACYPYLKETEGTVINFGSGAGLFGNYGQCAYAAAKEGIRGLSRVAATEWGRDNINVNVICPLAWTTQLEGFEKAYPEAFKANVKMPPAGHYGDAEKEIGRVCVQLASPDFKYMNGETITLEGGMGLRP from the coding sequence ATGGGATTTTTAACAGGTAAGACAGCGATCATTACCGGAGGAGGACGGGCAGCCTTAAGCGATGGCAGATGCGGTTCCATCGGATACGGCATTGCAACTGCTTATGCCAAGGAGGGCGCGAACCTGGTGCTGACCGGAAGAAACGTACAGAAGCTGACAGATGCCAAGGAGGAGCTGGAGCGGCTGTACGGCGTGAAGGTGCTGGCTGTGCAGGCGGATGTCAGCGCAGGCGCAGACAATGCAGCAGTGGTAGCAAACGTGGTGAAGCAGGCCATGGACGCTTTCGGAAGAATCGATGTCCTCATCAACAATGCCCAGGCATCCGCATCCGGCGTGACGCTGGTGGATCACACCCAGGAGCAGTTTGATCTGGCTCTGTACTCCGGTCTCTATGCAACCTGTTATTATATGCAGGCATGCTACCCGTACCTGAAAGAGACAGAGGGCACCGTCATCAACTTCGGTTCTGGTGCAGGCCTGTTCGGCAACTACGGACAGTGCGCTTACGCAGCAGCCAAGGAAGGCATCCGTGGCCTGTCCCGGGTGGCAGCCACCGAGTGGGGCCGCGACAACATCAACGTGAACGTCATCTGCCCGCTGGCATGGACAACCCAGCTGGAAGGCTTTGAGAAGGCTTATCCGGAAGCCTTCAAGGCAAACGTGAAGATGCCGCCGGCAGGTCATTACGGCGATGCGGAGAAGGAGATCGGCCGCGTATGCGTACAGCTGGCATCCCCGGACTTCAAGTACATGAATGGTGAGACCATCACGCTGGAAGGCGGCATGGGACTTCGCCCGTAA
- a CDS encoding beta-eliminating lyase-related protein has protein sequence MLFFENDYGEGAHPVVLAHLAETNMEHLSGYGVDPYCASAKEKILNACGCPEGDVFFLVGGTQTNAVVIGSLLRRHEGVVAANSGHVSVHEAGAIEYTGHKVLEIGQENGKINAGELRAYMERFYRDGNHEHMVFPGMVYISHPTEYGTLYTKAELEAISGVCRAWKIPLYVDGARLGYGLASEETDVTLEDMARYADVFYIGGTKVGALCGEAVVFPHGAPVYFMTMVKQQGALLAKGRLLGVQFDALFTDNLYLQISKNAIQTADRLKQALKEKNYQLLLDSPTNQIFVILEDEKQEELKKHVRYSFWEKFDDTHTVIRLATSWATAMEDVEKLIETL, from the coding sequence ATGCTGTTTTTTGAAAATGATTACGGAGAGGGCGCCCATCCAGTGGTGCTGGCTCATCTGGCGGAGACGAATATGGAACACCTGTCCGGTTATGGAGTGGATCCTTACTGCGCATCAGCAAAAGAAAAGATTCTGAACGCCTGCGGCTGCCCGGAAGGAGACGTGTTTTTCCTGGTGGGCGGCACCCAGACCAATGCGGTGGTCATCGGCAGCCTGCTGCGGCGGCACGAGGGCGTGGTGGCAGCCAACAGCGGCCATGTCAGCGTCCATGAGGCAGGGGCCATCGAGTATACCGGTCACAAGGTGCTGGAGATCGGCCAGGAGAACGGCAAGATCAACGCCGGGGAGCTGCGGGCCTATATGGAGCGGTTTTACAGGGATGGCAACCATGAGCACATGGTTTTCCCGGGCATGGTATACATTTCCCATCCAACGGAATACGGTACACTGTATACAAAAGCGGAGCTGGAGGCCATTTCCGGCGTGTGCCGGGCCTGGAAGATTCCGCTCTATGTGGACGGGGCCCGTCTGGGCTATGGCCTGGCCAGTGAGGAGACGGACGTGACGCTGGAGGACATGGCACGATATGCAGACGTGTTCTACATCGGCGGCACAAAGGTGGGAGCGCTGTGCGGCGAGGCAGTCGTGTTTCCTCACGGTGCACCTGTTTATTTTATGACAATGGTCAAACAGCAGGGAGCGCTGCTGGCGAAGGGCCGTCTTCTGGGGGTACAGTTCGATGCCCTGTTTACGGACAACCTTTATTTACAGATCAGTAAAAATGCAATTCAGACGGCAGATCGGCTGAAACAGGCTCTAAAAGAGAAAAATTATCAGCTTCTTCTCGATTCTCCAACAAATCAGATTTTTGTCATTCTGGAGGACGAGAAGCAGGAAGAACTGAAAAAACATGTACGATACAGCTTCTGGGAAAAGTTCGACGACACCCACACGGTGATCCGTCTGGCCACCAGCTGGGCAACCGCCATGGAGGATGTGGAAAAACTGATCGAAACATTGTGA
- a CDS encoding ABC-F family ATP-binding cassette domain-containing protein, whose product MKYEITDGTLTFGARCILSHVQFAIRGTEKIALVGPNGAGKTTLLRVIARELSLDADDRRQGPGIVTDRDLTIGMLHQHSFADVSRTVEEELEQHAPVGDGSAFDRERFWYEKEYDTLFTGFGFEKKDKKRKLSEFSGGEQTKIGLISLLLDHPDLLLLDEPTNHLDVHTVEWLEQYLKTYDRAVVMVSHDRFFLDETAEIVYELEAGKLTRYPGNYTAYRQEKKKRLRQQAKAYERYMEEKERLEELIRRFKNKPRKAAFARAKRKELERLPVVEKPELAEKTAAIGTLEPLLPGSKRVLEAERLQVGYEKTLLEITLHIRKGQKIAILGNNGTGKTTFLKTVAGLLPPRGGKYHLGNNIMLGYFDQHSAEIASEKNVLEHFHDLFPALTEKEARGILGAYLFGGKEAAKKVDSLSGGEKARLVLAELLQSRPNFLLLDEPTNHMDIQAKERLEEAFAGYQGTMLFISHDRYFIQQLADAVLIFEGQEVFYYPFGYRHYVEHCVRKGSGDLSARLRAEEQALIDGMRAVPKAERHRLRELSTEEIYEDWRLQPAREALEEAARKYEKALEDEEIQKEIYEASEEFWAENGILQTVGLSEAQDGEMLDFHAVHTHVQSRNEDGYTDAVVALASARQTWHDACLAWYEQYRELEEEETDAVF is encoded by the coding sequence ATGAAATATGAGATAACAGACGGCACCCTGACCTTTGGCGCCCGGTGCATCCTGTCCCATGTGCAGTTTGCCATCCGGGGCACAGAGAAGATCGCCCTGGTGGGACCCAACGGCGCGGGAAAAACCACCCTTCTGCGGGTGATCGCCAGGGAGCTTTCTCTGGATGCGGACGACCGGCGGCAGGGGCCGGGCATCGTCACAGATCGGGATCTGACCATCGGCATGCTGCATCAGCACAGCTTTGCGGATGTCTCCCGGACGGTGGAGGAGGAGCTGGAACAGCATGCGCCTGTCGGGGACGGGAGCGCTTTTGACCGGGAGCGGTTCTGGTATGAGAAGGAATACGACACGCTGTTTACCGGTTTTGGATTTGAAAAAAAGGATAAGAAGCGGAAGCTTTCGGAATTTTCCGGCGGCGAACAGACGAAGATCGGCCTGATCTCTCTGCTGCTGGATCATCCCGACCTGTTGCTGTTGGACGAGCCCACGAACCACCTGGATGTGCACACGGTGGAGTGGCTGGAGCAGTATCTGAAAACCTATGACCGGGCGGTGGTGATGGTATCTCACGACCGTTTTTTTCTGGACGAGACGGCGGAGATTGTCTATGAGCTGGAGGCGGGGAAGCTGACCCGTTATCCCGGCAATTACACGGCGTACCGGCAGGAAAAGAAGAAACGGCTGCGGCAGCAGGCGAAGGCCTATGAGCGATATATGGAAGAGAAAGAGCGGCTGGAGGAGCTGATCCGCCGGTTTAAAAACAAACCGCGGAAGGCGGCCTTTGCCCGGGCCAAGAGAAAAGAGCTGGAGCGGCTGCCTGTGGTGGAGAAGCCGGAGCTGGCGGAGAAAACAGCGGCCATCGGCACACTGGAACCGCTGCTGCCGGGCAGCAAACGGGTGCTGGAAGCAGAGCGGCTGCAGGTGGGCTATGAGAAGACGCTGTTGGAAATCACGCTGCACATCCGAAAGGGGCAGAAGATCGCCATTCTGGGCAACAACGGCACCGGCAAGACCACGTTTTTGAAGACCGTGGCGGGCCTGCTGCCGCCCAGAGGCGGCAAGTATCACCTGGGAAATAACATCATGCTGGGCTATTTTGACCAGCATTCGGCGGAGATCGCTTCGGAGAAAAACGTGCTGGAGCATTTTCATGATCTGTTTCCGGCGCTGACGGAGAAGGAAGCCAGAGGCATTCTGGGGGCGTATCTTTTCGGCGGAAAAGAGGCGGCGAAAAAGGTGGACAGCCTGTCCGGCGGGGAGAAAGCGAGACTGGTACTGGCGGAGCTGCTGCAGAGCCGTCCCAATTTTCTGCTGCTGGATGAGCCCACGAACCATATGGATATCCAGGCGAAAGAGCGGCTGGAGGAGGCCTTTGCCGGGTATCAGGGAACCATGCTGTTTATTTCCCATGACCGGTATTTCATCCAGCAGCTGGCGGATGCGGTGCTGATCTTTGAGGGGCAGGAGGTATTTTACTATCCTTTCGGCTACCGGCATTATGTGGAGCACTGCGTACGAAAGGGCAGCGGCGATCTGTCGGCCAGACTGCGGGCGGAGGAACAGGCGCTCATCGACGGTATGCGGGCGGTGCCAAAGGCGGAGCGGCACCGGCTGCGGGAGTTGTCCACGGAGGAAATCTACGAGGACTGGCGGCTTCAACCGGCGCGGGAGGCGCTGGAAGAGGCGGCCAGAAAGTATGAAAAAGCACTGGAAGACGAAGAGATTCAGAAGGAAATATACGAAGCGTCGGAGGAATTCTGGGCAGAAAATGGAATCCTGCAAACGGTAGGATTGTCAGAGGCACAGGACGGCGAAATGCTGGACTTCCATGCGGTTCATACGCACGTACAGTCAAGAAATGAAGACGGTTATACGGATGCAGTGGTGGCGCTTGCGTCCGCCAGGCAGACCTGGCACGATGCCTGCCTGGCCTGGTATGAACAATACAGGGAATTAGAGGAGGAAGAAACAGATGCTGTTTTTTGA
- the nrdR gene encoding transcriptional regulator NrdR yields the protein MKCPFCGEDNTRVIDSRPADDNSSIRRRRLCDACQKRFTTYEKVETIPLVVIKKDNNREQYDRSKIEAGVLRACHKRPISINQINELVDAVETEIFNREEREISSKEIGEMVMERLKNLEAVAYVRFASVYREFKDVNTFMDELKKFLV from the coding sequence ATGAAGTGTCCGTTTTGCGGGGAAGATAATACAAGAGTCATTGATTCCAGACCTGCGGATGACAACAGCTCTATCCGCCGCCGCAGACTGTGTGATGCCTGCCAGAAGCGTTTTACCACTTACGAAAAGGTGGAGACGATTCCCCTCGTTGTGATCAAGAAGGATAACAACCGGGAGCAGTACGATCGGTCCAAGATTGAGGCCGGGGTGCTTCGGGCGTGTCACAAGCGGCCCATCTCCATCAATCAGATCAATGAGCTGGTGGATGCCGTGGAGACCGAGATCTTCAACCGGGAAGAGCGGGAGATCAGCAGCAAAGAGATCGGCGAGATGGTCATGGAGCGGCTGAAGAATCTGGAAGCGGTGGCGTACGTCCGTTTTGCTTCCGTTTACCGGGAGTTCAAGGACGTCAACACATTTATGGATGAATTGAAGAAATTTCTTGTCTGA
- the rpiB gene encoding ribose 5-phosphate isomerase B, translating into MKIGFGCDHAAVELKDALLEHLKEQGYECVDYGAHSPEDKVDYPVQGQKVAEAIVSGEIDRGVLVCGTGIGISLAANKVPGIRAAVCSEPYSAQMSVRHNNANIIAMGARVVGTELGKMIVDAFFGASFEGGRHERRVNMLTDIEKKYSKEQGADVK; encoded by the coding sequence ATGAAGATCGGTTTTGGCTGTGACCACGCCGCTGTGGAATTGAAGGATGCACTGCTGGAGCATCTGAAGGAGCAGGGATATGAGTGCGTGGATTACGGCGCACATAGCCCGGAAGATAAAGTGGATTATCCGGTGCAGGGCCAGAAGGTGGCAGAGGCCATTGTCAGCGGAGAGATTGACAGAGGCGTGCTGGTGTGCGGAACCGGCATCGGGATTTCTCTGGCGGCCAACAAGGTACCGGGGATCCGTGCGGCGGTGTGCAGTGAGCCGTATTCCGCGCAGATGTCCGTCCGGCACAACAATGCGAATATCATTGCCATGGGCGCCCGTGTGGTGGGAACAGAGCTTGGCAAGATGATCGTGGATGCCTTTTTCGGAGCCAGCTTCGAGGGCGGCAGACATGAGCGGCGGGTGAATATGCTCACCGATATTGAGAAAAAATACAGCAAAGAACAGGGAGCAGATGTGAAATGA
- a CDS encoding DegV family protein yields the protein MSYKIVVDSCGEIPKEKLAGGFYENVPLELDVDGERIVDDETFDQADFLKKVAASPNCPKSSCPSPKRYMQAYEDGGADHIYVVTLSEQLSGSYNSARLGQQLFEEKHPDRKVHVFNSRSASIGQTLVAMKAEEYELAGCSFEEVVEKTEQFVDGLDTYFVLESLETLRKNGRLSGIKAFVASALNIKPVMGATPEGSICQLGQARGINKAIHKMVEAVVQNVKNPAEKILAISHCNCYERALMAKKLLEEKTTFKDIMILDTNGISSLYANDGGVIIAV from the coding sequence ATGAGTTATAAGATTGTTGTGGACAGCTGCGGGGAGATTCCGAAGGAGAAGCTTGCGGGCGGCTTTTATGAAAATGTGCCGTTGGAGCTGGATGTGGACGGCGAGCGGATCGTGGATGACGAGACGTTCGACCAGGCGGATTTCCTGAAAAAGGTGGCAGCAAGCCCGAACTGTCCGAAGTCCTCCTGCCCGTCACCCAAGCGGTATATGCAGGCCTATGAGGACGGCGGCGCAGATCATATTTATGTGGTGACGCTGTCTGAGCAGCTCAGCGGTTCCTATAACAGTGCCAGACTGGGGCAGCAGCTGTTTGAGGAGAAGCATCCTGACCGGAAGGTACATGTATTCAATTCCAGGAGTGCGTCCATCGGGCAGACGCTGGTGGCCATGAAGGCGGAGGAATATGAGCTGGCCGGATGTTCTTTTGAGGAAGTGGTGGAGAAGACGGAACAGTTTGTGGACGGTCTGGATACGTATTTCGTGCTGGAGAGTCTGGAGACGCTGCGCAAGAACGGACGCCTGTCCGGTATCAAGGCTTTTGTGGCATCTGCGCTGAACATCAAACCGGTGATGGGTGCAACGCCGGAGGGAAGCATCTGTCAGCTGGGCCAGGCCCGGGGTATCAACAAAGCCATTCACAAGATGGTGGAGGCTGTGGTGCAGAATGTGAAGAACCCGGCGGAGAAGATCCTGGCGATCTCTCACTGCAACTGCTACGAGCGGGCGCTGATGGCCAAGAAGCTGCTGGAAGAGAAGACCACCTTCAAGGACATCATGATCCTGGATACCAACGGCATCAGCAGTCTGTATGCCAACGACGGCGGTGTGATCATCGCAGTATAA
- a CDS encoding DUF5721 family protein has translation MLALRFTQTKNFMERLLLSPAFDRFLLSEASITTAATVSIDGHFHPDFYPEADEEENAPVRADRGLIYWEQLRPTCFQLIRGKHTPLSFSFIFCLDTSQIQKLLADASLSFRPEDVRALFLNIRYDNGTLTCTTATSMNLFTLDRSLEETWEKAVTAFFLRQSLEFDKI, from the coding sequence ATGCTGGCATTACGATTTACACAGACGAAAAATTTTATGGAGCGTCTGCTCCTGTCCCCGGCCTTTGACCGTTTTCTCTTATCCGAGGCATCCATCACCACGGCTGCCACGGTCTCTATTGACGGGCATTTTCATCCGGATTTTTACCCGGAGGCGGATGAGGAAGAGAATGCCCCTGTCCGCGCCGACCGTGGGCTTATCTACTGGGAACAGCTACGTCCTACGTGTTTTCAGCTGATCCGGGGCAAACACACGCCCCTGTCCTTTTCCTTTATTTTCTGTCTGGACACCAGCCAAATCCAGAAGCTGCTGGCAGATGCGTCCCTGTCGTTCCGACCCGAGGACGTCCGCGCTCTGTTTCTGAACATCCGCTATGACAATGGGACACTGACCTGCACCACCGCCACCTCCATGAACCTGTTCACCCTGGACAGATCTCTGGAAGAAACGTGGGAAAAAGCGGTGACGGCATTCTTTCTCCGGCAAAGTCTTGAATTTGACAAGATATAA
- the htpG gene encoding molecular chaperone HtpG, giving the protein MAEKHGSLSINSENIFPIIKKWLYSDHDIFFRELISNGCDAITKLKKLEMMGEYQFPDKYKPEIHVIVDPEKKTLTFCDNGLGMTADEVEEYINQIAFSGATDFLAKYKDKTNEDQIIGHFGLGFYSAFMVADEVHIDTLSYQPGATPVHWECDGGTEFSMTEGTKDSVGTTITLFLNEDSVEFSNEYRAREVITKYCSFMPVEIFLEKAGAEQEYETIDAADIKEDDVVVERFTEEAKTEEKENEDGTKEVIEISPAKEKAKINKRPVSLSVTTPLWTKHPNECTDEEYKQFYRDVFHDYKEPLFWIHLNMDYPFNLKGILYFPKINTEYDSIEGTIKLYNNQVFIADNIKEVIPEFLMLLKGVIDCPDLPLNVSRSALQNDGFVKKISDYITKKVADKLSGMCKTDRENYEKYWDDISPFIKFGCIKDAKFCEKISDYVLFKDLDGKYLTLKDCIEKAEAAKAPAEGTEEAASENSGETKAEEASQTENASDAEKKDAGDKEPEKTTIYYVTDEIQQSQYINMFRENGMDAVILKHNIDSPFITHLESQNENVRFQRIDADVTDSLQDESQADAESYKDTLTEVFRKAVGNDKLEVRTMSLKDEKTASMMVLSEESRRMQEMMRMYGMTGMDASMFGSQAALVLNVKHPLVKYIFEHKDSEKVPMFCEQLYDLAMLAHKPLSPEEMTKFISRSNEIMMELTK; this is encoded by the coding sequence ATGGCAGAAAAACATGGAAGTCTTTCCATTAACAGTGAAAATATTTTCCCGATCATCAAGAAGTGGCTCTATTCGGATCACGATATCTTCTTCCGTGAGCTCATTTCCAACGGCTGCGACGCCATCACCAAGCTGAAGAAGCTGGAGATGATGGGCGAGTACCAGTTCCCGGACAAATACAAACCGGAAATACACGTCATTGTTGACCCTGAGAAGAAGACGCTGACTTTCTGCGACAACGGCCTTGGTATGACCGCTGACGAGGTGGAGGAGTATATCAACCAGATCGCTTTCTCCGGCGCCACCGATTTCCTGGCAAAATACAAGGACAAGACCAACGAGGATCAGATCATCGGCCACTTCGGCCTGGGCTTTTACTCCGCTTTCATGGTTGCGGATGAGGTACACATCGACACCCTTTCCTATCAGCCGGGTGCGACACCGGTACACTGGGAATGTGACGGCGGCACCGAATTTTCCATGACCGAGGGCACCAAGGACAGCGTCGGCACCACCATCACCCTGTTCCTGAACGAGGACAGCGTGGAGTTTTCCAACGAATACCGGGCTAGAGAAGTCATCACCAAGTACTGCTCCTTCATGCCGGTAGAGATTTTCCTGGAAAAAGCAGGCGCCGAGCAGGAATATGAGACCATCGACGCCGCCGACATCAAAGAGGACGACGTGGTGGTAGAGCGCTTCACCGAGGAAGCCAAGACCGAGGAGAAAGAAAATGAGGACGGCACCAAGGAAGTCATCGAGATTTCCCCTGCCAAAGAGAAGGCAAAGATCAACAAGCGTCCGGTTTCCTTAAGCGTCACCACGCCGTTGTGGACGAAGCATCCCAACGAATGCACCGATGAGGAATACAAGCAGTTTTACCGGGATGTTTTCCATGATTACAAGGAGCCCCTGTTCTGGATCCATCTGAACATGGACTATCCGTTCAACCTGAAAGGTATCCTCTACTTCCCGAAGATCAACACGGAGTACGATTCCATCGAGGGCACCATCAAGCTGTACAACAACCAGGTATTTATCGCCGATAATATTAAGGAAGTCATTCCGGAATTCCTGATGCTCTTAAAGGGCGTCATCGACTGCCCGGATCTGCCGCTGAACGTATCCAGAAGTGCGCTGCAGAATGACGGCTTTGTGAAGAAGATTTCCGATTATATCACGAAAAAAGTTGCTGACAAGCTCAGCGGCATGTGCAAGACTGACCGTGAGAATTATGAGAAATACTGGGACGACATCAGCCCCTTCATCAAATTTGGCTGCATCAAGGATGCCAAGTTCTGTGAGAAGATTTCCGATTACGTGCTGTTCAAGGATCTGGACGGCAAGTATCTGACGCTGAAGGACTGCATCGAGAAAGCCGAGGCTGCCAAGGCACCCGCCGAAGGAACCGAAGAAGCCGCTTCTGAGAACTCCGGGGAGACCAAGGCCGAGGAGGCTTCCCAGACAGAGAACGCTTCTGACGCAGAAAAGAAAGACGCCGGGGACAAAGAGCCGGAGAAGACAACAATCTACTATGTCACCGACGAGATCCAGCAGAGCCAGTATATCAACATGTTCCGGGAGAATGGCATGGATGCTGTGATCCTGAAACACAACATCGACAGCCCGTTCATCACCCATCTGGAAAGCCAGAATGAAAATGTCCGCTTCCAGAGAATTGATGCGGATGTCACCGACAGCCTGCAGGATGAATCCCAGGCAGATGCCGAGAGCTACAAGGATACGCTGACCGAAGTGTTCCGCAAGGCCGTTGGCAATGACAAACTGGAAGTCCGCACCATGTCCCTCAAGGATGAGAAGACCGCTTCCATGATGGTTCTGTCCGAGGAGAGCCGCCGGATGCAGGAAATGATGCGCATGTACGGCATGACCGGCATGGACGCTTCCATGTTCGGCAGCCAGGCAGCCCTTGTCCTGAATGTGAAACATCCGCTGGTAAAATACATCTTCGAGCACAAGGATTCCGAGAAGGTTCCCATGTTCTGCGAGCAGCTGTATGATCTGGCAATGCTGGCCCACAAACCGCTGAGCCCGGAGGAAATGACCAAGTTCATCAGCAGAAGCAACGAGATCATGATGGAATTAACAAAATAA
- a CDS encoding GTP pyrophosphokinase family protein has protein sequence MNEQDLTKYIPSNTEIAENLDYFAGQLREFQELMMMYNCAIREVRTKLDVLNDEMAVCSPHNPIEMIKSRVKKPRSIVEKLQRRGYPISVDSVLDNLHDVAGVRVICSFIDDIYKIAAILGAQDDVTVLEIKDYIKNPKPNGYRSYHMIVEIPVFFSDRKQPMKVEVQIRTIAMDFWASLEHQMKYKKDVPGSEDLVNRLSQIADRINQTDMEMQEIREEIQSR, from the coding sequence ATGAATGAACAGGATTTGACAAAATATATACCGAGCAATACGGAGATCGCAGAGAATCTGGACTATTTTGCGGGACAGCTGCGGGAATTCCAGGAGCTGATGATGATGTACAACTGTGCCATCCGGGAGGTGCGCACGAAGCTGGATGTGCTCAACGATGAGATGGCAGTGTGCAGCCCCCACAATCCCATTGAGATGATCAAGTCCCGGGTAAAAAAGCCCAGGAGCATCGTGGAAAAGCTGCAGCGCCGGGGATATCCGATCTCTGTGGATTCCGTGCTGGACAACCTGCACGATGTGGCAGGCGTACGTGTCATCTGTTCCTTTATCGATGATATTTACAAGATCGCGGCGATTCTGGGGGCGCAGGACGATGTAACTGTGCTGGAGATCAAGGATTATATCAAGAATCCCAAGCCCAACGGATACCGCAGTTATCATATGATCGTGGAGATTCCGGTGTTCTTCTCAGACCGGAAGCAGCCGATGAAGGTGGAGGTGCAGATCCGCACCATCGCCATGGACTTCTGGGCAAGTCTGGAGCACCAGATGAAGTACAAGAAAGATGTGCCGGGATCAGAGGATCTGGTCAACCGGCTGTCCCAGATCGCAGACCGGATCAACCAGACGGATATGGAAATGCAGGAGATCCGGGAAGAAATTCAGAGCAGATAA
- a CDS encoding peptidylprolyl isomerase produces MAVCGVLLAAALSLGGCSTKGGLKVVLTGGLSRNELFSVNKAAMTLPEAKLLLMTELARYRNLYGEEMLSRQFGGQTLEESVKESTLDLMGKLLVMDEMADKYQIRLNEEDTANILSASAEYMDTLTETEKAFTGASESDVQHLFEKALLADRVYAELTGEQTIEVSDDEARVVTVRHIFISTAGSGQTGNAGEEASADESQAIAAAGDAYNRAMSAYDQLRQGADFDSMAQQYSDDAQEEYQVARGDVEQKLEEALFSLDTGELSTVMQNSTGYHIFLCVNNFDREATDQNKQKLLEERRWEAFEQTYNAFARDQVCQFSQRKWDAITLDGEEITNTGLYDVYRSRFGG; encoded by the coding sequence GTGGCCGTCTGCGGTGTTTTGCTGGCGGCAGCGCTGTCTCTTGGCGGCTGCAGTACGAAGGGCGGCTTAAAAGTCGTGCTTACCGGCGGCCTTTCCCGGAATGAATTATTTTCTGTGAACAAAGCGGCCATGACGCTGCCGGAGGCAAAGCTTCTGCTCATGACGGAGCTGGCCCGGTACCGGAATCTGTACGGGGAAGAAATGCTGAGCCGGCAGTTCGGCGGGCAGACGCTGGAGGAATCGGTGAAGGAAAGCACCCTGGATCTGATGGGAAAGCTTCTGGTCATGGATGAGATGGCGGACAAGTACCAGATCCGGCTGAATGAGGAAGATACGGCCAACATTCTGTCGGCCAGCGCCGAATATATGGACACGCTGACAGAAACGGAAAAGGCGTTTACCGGGGCGTCGGAAAGTGATGTGCAGCACCTGTTTGAAAAAGCACTGCTGGCGGACCGGGTTTATGCGGAGCTCACCGGGGAGCAGACCATTGAGGTCAGCGATGATGAGGCCCGTGTGGTAACTGTGCGCCATATTTTTATCAGCACAGCAGGCAGCGGGCAGACGGGTAATGCGGGGGAAGAAGCATCTGCAGATGAAAGTCAGGCGATCGCAGCCGCGGGCGATGCTTACAACCGTGCTATGTCGGCGTACGACCAGCTGCGGCAGGGCGCAGACTTTGATTCCATGGCCCAGCAGTACAGTGATGACGCCCAGGAAGAATATCAGGTGGCAAGAGGTGACGTGGAGCAGAAGCTGGAGGAGGCGCTGTTTTCTCTGGATACCGGGGAACTGAGCACTGTCATGCAGAACAGCACGGGCTACCATATTTTCCTCTGTGTCAACAATTTTGACCGGGAAGCCACCGATCAGAATAAGCAGAAGCTCCTGGAGGAGCGGCGCTGGGAGGCGTTCGAACAGACGTATAATGCGTTTGCCAGAGATCAGGTCTGCCAGTTTTCCCAGAGAAAATGGGATGCCATCACACTGGATGGCGAAGAGATTACAAATACCGGGCTGTATGACGTATACCGGAGCCGGTTCGGCGGATGA
- a CDS encoding glyoxalase, whose product MYEYEEEILEIFLKMQGQLFDEPVAETLEEADEFLDDCMAAVVDSVAEVREYFEESGADVDGMSDEELLDAAEVFAIPDGRFLIVEG is encoded by the coding sequence ATGTACGAGTACGAAGAGGAGATTCTGGAGATTTTTCTGAAAATGCAGGGACAGTTATTTGATGAGCCGGTGGCGGAGACGCTGGAGGAAGCGGACGAGTTTCTGGACGACTGCATGGCAGCTGTGGTGGACAGCGTGGCAGAGGTGCGGGAATATTTTGAGGAAAGCGGTGCGGATGTGGACGGCATGTCCGATGAAGAGCTGCTGGATGCGGCAGAAGTGTTTGCCATTCCGGACGGCAGATTTCTGATTGTTGAGGGATAA